One window from the genome of Nicotiana tomentosiformis chromosome 5, ASM39032v3, whole genome shotgun sequence encodes:
- the LOC104116876 gene encoding aspartic proteinase 36-like isoform X3 has product MEKFDWRYVTLFVLILVWSVNGGIEGVIKVNYKFSGSERNLRALKAHDEMRHLRILAGIDLPIGGIGRPDSVGLYYAKIGIGTPPTNYYVQVDTGSDIMWVNCITCQECPRRGYHGLELTLYNPRDSLTGKLIVCGHSFCKDIDRGSVSGCYGNTSCTYGQVYGDGSYSRGYFVEDVVQYDQVSGDLQTKSSNGSVIFGCGASQSGDLNSSDEALDGVLGFGKSNSSMLSQLASSGRVTKKFAHCLDGVNGGGIFAIGDVVQPKVNMTPLVPNQPHYNVNMKAVEVGYQFLNLSVDVRMNGEDNGVIIDSGTTLAYLPEVIYGPLVKKIFSWQPDLKLRTIRDEYTCFEYSGSVNDGFPQVTFHFENSLSLRVRPREYLFPYNITFASRSDFCMLF; this is encoded by the exons ATGGAAAAATTCGATTGGAGATACGTCACGTTGTTCGTGCTTATACTTGTTTGGAGTGTAAATGGGGGAATTGAAGGAGTGATCAAAGTGAATTATAAATTTTCCGGGTCGGAAAGGAATTTACGTGCCCTAAAAGCTCATGATGAAATGCGCCACCTCAGAATCCTCGCCGGCATTGACCTTCCTATCGGCGGCATTGGCCGTCCTGATTCCGTCGG GCTTTATTATGCTAAGATTGGGATTGGAACACCTCCAACTAATTATTATGTCCAAGTGGATACAGGAAGTGACATTATGTGGGTTAACTGCATTACGTGTCAAGAATGCCCCAGAAGAGGCTATCATGGT CTGGAGCTAACACTCTACAATCCAAGGGATTCTCTCACTGGTAAACTCATTGTTTGTGGTCACTCATTTTGCAAAGACATCGACAGAGGTTCAGTATCAGGCTGCTATGGTAATACTTCTTGTACTTATGGTCAAGTTTATGGAGATGGAAGCTATAGTAGGGGCTACTTTGTGGAGGATGTTGTCCAATATGATCAGGTGTCAGGTGATCTCCAAACTAAATCATCAAATGGGAGTGTTATTTTTGG GTGTGGTGCTTCACAATCTGGGGATCTGAATTCCTCTGATGAAGCTCTTGATGGGGTTCTTGGATTTGGGAAATCAAATTCATCCATGCTTTCCCAGCTGGCTTCATCTGGAAGAGTGACGAAAAAGTTTGCACACTGCTTAGATGGTGTGAATGGTGGTGGTATTTTTGCCATTGGGGATGTTGTGCAACCAAAAGTAAACATGACTCCTTTGGTACCTAATCA GCCACATTACAATGTCAATATGAAGGCAGTTGAAGTTGGTTATCAGTTTCTAAACCTGTCTGTTGATGTACGTATGAATGGAGAGGACAATGGAGTaataattgatagtggaacaacatTGGCTTATCTTCCTGAGGTGATTTATGGCCCACTAGTGAAAAAG ATATTCTCCTGGCAACCTGATCTGAAATTGCGTACAATTCGTGATGAGTATACATGCTTTGAATACTCTGGAAG TGTTAATGATGGATTCCCTCAAGTcacttttcattttgaaaattctCTTTCTTTAAGAGTTAGACCCCGCGAGTATCTATTCCCATAT AATATCACATTTGCCAGTAGATCTGATTTCTGTATGCTCTTTTAG
- the LOC104116876 gene encoding aspartic proteinase 36-like isoform X2, with amino-acid sequence MEKFDWRYVTLFVLILVWSVNGGIEGVIKVNYKFSGSERNLRALKAHDEMRHLRILAGIDLPIGGIGRPDSVGLYYAKIGIGTPPTNYYVQVDTGSDIMWVNCITCQECPRRGYHGLELTLYNPRDSLTGKLIVCGHSFCKDIDRGSVSGCYGNTSCTYGQVYGDGSYSRGYFVEDVVQYDQVSGDLQTKSSNGSVIFGCGASQSGDLNSSDEALDGVLGFGKSNSSMLSQLASSGRVTKKFAHCLDGVNGGGIFAIGDVVQPKVNMTPLVPNQPHYNVNMKAVEVGYQFLNLSVDVRMNGEDNGVIIDSGTTLAYLPEVIYGPLVKKIFSWQPDLKLRTIRDEYTCFEYSGSVNDGFPQVTFHFENSLSLRVRPREYLFPYEDLFCIGWQNSGTQSRDKWNLTLFGGSSSIELKDEITGSVRLVGAHSLSSGSSLTAQTALTIFFLLVVLLHNYLFNW; translated from the exons ATGGAAAAATTCGATTGGAGATACGTCACGTTGTTCGTGCTTATACTTGTTTGGAGTGTAAATGGGGGAATTGAAGGAGTGATCAAAGTGAATTATAAATTTTCCGGGTCGGAAAGGAATTTACGTGCCCTAAAAGCTCATGATGAAATGCGCCACCTCAGAATCCTCGCCGGCATTGACCTTCCTATCGGCGGCATTGGCCGTCCTGATTCCGTCGG GCTTTATTATGCTAAGATTGGGATTGGAACACCTCCAACTAATTATTATGTCCAAGTGGATACAGGAAGTGACATTATGTGGGTTAACTGCATTACGTGTCAAGAATGCCCCAGAAGAGGCTATCATGGT CTGGAGCTAACACTCTACAATCCAAGGGATTCTCTCACTGGTAAACTCATTGTTTGTGGTCACTCATTTTGCAAAGACATCGACAGAGGTTCAGTATCAGGCTGCTATGGTAATACTTCTTGTACTTATGGTCAAGTTTATGGAGATGGAAGCTATAGTAGGGGCTACTTTGTGGAGGATGTTGTCCAATATGATCAGGTGTCAGGTGATCTCCAAACTAAATCATCAAATGGGAGTGTTATTTTTGG GTGTGGTGCTTCACAATCTGGGGATCTGAATTCCTCTGATGAAGCTCTTGATGGGGTTCTTGGATTTGGGAAATCAAATTCATCCATGCTTTCCCAGCTGGCTTCATCTGGAAGAGTGACGAAAAAGTTTGCACACTGCTTAGATGGTGTGAATGGTGGTGGTATTTTTGCCATTGGGGATGTTGTGCAACCAAAAGTAAACATGACTCCTTTGGTACCTAATCA GCCACATTACAATGTCAATATGAAGGCAGTTGAAGTTGGTTATCAGTTTCTAAACCTGTCTGTTGATGTACGTATGAATGGAGAGGACAATGGAGTaataattgatagtggaacaacatTGGCTTATCTTCCTGAGGTGATTTATGGCCCACTAGTGAAAAAG ATATTCTCCTGGCAACCTGATCTGAAATTGCGTACAATTCGTGATGAGTATACATGCTTTGAATACTCTGGAAG TGTTAATGATGGATTCCCTCAAGTcacttttcattttgaaaattctCTTTCTTTAAGAGTTAGACCCCGCGAGTATCTATTCCCATAT GAAGATTTATTTTGCATTGGATGGCAGAATAGTGGTACTCAATCAAGGGATAAATGGAACCTCACGCTTTTCGGAG GCTCATCAAGCATTGAATTAAAAGACGAAATTACTGGATCAGTTCGTTTAGTAGGTGCTCACTCCCTGTCAAGTGGTTCTAGTTTGACAGCTCAAACGGCTCTAACAATATTCTTTTTGTTAGTAGTTCTGCTGCACAACTATCTATTCAACTGGTAA
- the LOC104116876 gene encoding aspartic proteinase 36-like isoform X1 translates to MEKFDWRYVTLFVLILVWSVNGGIEGVIKVNYKFSGSERNLRALKAHDEMRHLRILAGIDLPIGGIGRPDSVGLYYAKIGIGTPPTNYYVQVDTGSDIMWVNCITCQECPRRGYHGLELTLYNPRDSLTGKLIVCGHSFCKDIDRGSVSGCYGNTSCTYGQVYGDGSYSRGYFVEDVVQYDQVSGDLQTKSSNGSVIFGCGASQSGDLNSSDEALDGVLGFGKSNSSMLSQLASSGRVTKKFAHCLDGVNGGGIFAIGDVVQPKVNMTPLVPNQPHYNVNMKAVEVGYQFLNLSVDVRMNGEDNGVIIDSGTTLAYLPEVIYGPLVKKIFSWQPDLKLRTIRDEYTCFEYSGSVNDGFPQVTFHFENSLSLRVRPREYLFPYEDLFCIGWQNSGTQSRDKWNLTLFGDLVLSNKLVLYDLENQAIGWTDYNCSSSIELKDEITGSVRLVGAHSLSSGSSLTAQTALTIFFLLVVLLHNYLFNW, encoded by the exons ATGGAAAAATTCGATTGGAGATACGTCACGTTGTTCGTGCTTATACTTGTTTGGAGTGTAAATGGGGGAATTGAAGGAGTGATCAAAGTGAATTATAAATTTTCCGGGTCGGAAAGGAATTTACGTGCCCTAAAAGCTCATGATGAAATGCGCCACCTCAGAATCCTCGCCGGCATTGACCTTCCTATCGGCGGCATTGGCCGTCCTGATTCCGTCGG GCTTTATTATGCTAAGATTGGGATTGGAACACCTCCAACTAATTATTATGTCCAAGTGGATACAGGAAGTGACATTATGTGGGTTAACTGCATTACGTGTCAAGAATGCCCCAGAAGAGGCTATCATGGT CTGGAGCTAACACTCTACAATCCAAGGGATTCTCTCACTGGTAAACTCATTGTTTGTGGTCACTCATTTTGCAAAGACATCGACAGAGGTTCAGTATCAGGCTGCTATGGTAATACTTCTTGTACTTATGGTCAAGTTTATGGAGATGGAAGCTATAGTAGGGGCTACTTTGTGGAGGATGTTGTCCAATATGATCAGGTGTCAGGTGATCTCCAAACTAAATCATCAAATGGGAGTGTTATTTTTGG GTGTGGTGCTTCACAATCTGGGGATCTGAATTCCTCTGATGAAGCTCTTGATGGGGTTCTTGGATTTGGGAAATCAAATTCATCCATGCTTTCCCAGCTGGCTTCATCTGGAAGAGTGACGAAAAAGTTTGCACACTGCTTAGATGGTGTGAATGGTGGTGGTATTTTTGCCATTGGGGATGTTGTGCAACCAAAAGTAAACATGACTCCTTTGGTACCTAATCA GCCACATTACAATGTCAATATGAAGGCAGTTGAAGTTGGTTATCAGTTTCTAAACCTGTCTGTTGATGTACGTATGAATGGAGAGGACAATGGAGTaataattgatagtggaacaacatTGGCTTATCTTCCTGAGGTGATTTATGGCCCACTAGTGAAAAAG ATATTCTCCTGGCAACCTGATCTGAAATTGCGTACAATTCGTGATGAGTATACATGCTTTGAATACTCTGGAAG TGTTAATGATGGATTCCCTCAAGTcacttttcattttgaaaattctCTTTCTTTAAGAGTTAGACCCCGCGAGTATCTATTCCCATAT GAAGATTTATTTTGCATTGGATGGCAGAATAGTGGTACTCAATCAAGGGATAAATGGAACCTCACGCTTTTCGGAG ATTTGGTACTCTCAAATAAGCTAGTCTTGTATGATCTTGAAAACCAGGCCATTGGTTGGACCGACTATAATT GCTCATCAAGCATTGAATTAAAAGACGAAATTACTGGATCAGTTCGTTTAGTAGGTGCTCACTCCCTGTCAAGTGGTTCTAGTTTGACAGCTCAAACGGCTCTAACAATATTCTTTTTGTTAGTAGTTCTGCTGCACAACTATCTATTCAACTGGTAA